One Pectobacterium colocasium DNA segment encodes these proteins:
- the yjfF gene encoding galactofuranose ABC transporter, permease protein YjfF, whose translation MLKRHFPLLMTILVFIAGYLFCLSQFPGFASTRVFFDLLTDNAFLGVVAVGMTFVILSGGIDLSVGSVIAFTGVLLAKLIGTYGIDPFFAFAIALVMGAMFGGLMGWIIDTLKLPAFIITLAGMFFVRGMSFIVSQESIPIDHPIYSQLAGLAWRMPDGGRFTFLALIMLVVVLLGIVMAHRTRFGNRVYAIGGNSYSAELMGVPVRRTTIQIYMLSSTLAVLSGIVFSLYTSAGYALAASGVELDAIAAVVIGGTLLTGGVGTVLGTLFGVLIQGLIQTYITFDGTFSSWWTKIVIGFLLFAFIGLQKALSTFWLARRA comes from the coding sequence ATGTTGAAACGCCACTTCCCCCTGTTGATGACTATTCTGGTATTTATTGCGGGTTATTTATTCTGTCTTAGCCAGTTTCCAGGCTTTGCTTCGACGCGCGTTTTTTTTGATTTACTGACGGATAATGCGTTTCTGGGGGTCGTGGCGGTTGGGATGACGTTTGTCATTCTATCTGGCGGGATCGATCTCTCCGTGGGGTCAGTCATTGCGTTTACCGGTGTGCTATTGGCCAAATTGATCGGGACATATGGCATCGATCCTTTCTTTGCATTCGCAATTGCGCTGGTGATGGGTGCCATGTTTGGCGGGTTAATGGGATGGATTATCGATACGCTCAAATTGCCCGCATTTATTATCACGCTGGCGGGGATGTTTTTTGTTCGAGGGATGAGCTTCATCGTCTCACAGGAGTCGATACCCATCGATCATCCGATCTATAGCCAACTGGCAGGTTTAGCATGGCGCATGCCTGATGGAGGACGCTTTACCTTTCTGGCGCTGATTATGCTGGTTGTCGTGCTGCTGGGGATTGTGATGGCGCATCGTACCCGCTTTGGTAACCGTGTTTATGCGATTGGCGGTAATAGCTATTCTGCGGAGCTGATGGGGGTGCCTGTCAGGCGGACGACGATTCAGATATACATGCTTTCCAGTACGTTAGCGGTACTGTCAGGCATTGTGTTTTCGCTCTATACCTCGGCGGGCTATGCTCTGGCGGCAAGCGGCGTGGAATTGGACGCCATCGCGGCCGTTGTCATCGGCGGTACGCTATTGACCGGTGGTGTTGGAACCGTATTGGGAACCCTGTTTGGCGTACTGATTCAGGGCTTGATTCAAACGTATATCACGTTTGATGGCACCTTTAGCT
- the ytfT gene encoding galactofuranose ABC transporter, ATP-binding protein YtfT: MTDNNIKPAKKVRLTFTKGVPQLLALVVILLIDSMVAPNFFSLHIQDGRLFGSLVDILNRGAPVALLALGMTLVIATGGIDLSVGAVMAIAGATAATLTAAGYPLPSVLLTALLVGALCGLWNGFLVAVLQIQPIVATLMLMVAGRGIAQLITEGQIITFDNAGLAKLGNGALFYLPMPVIIACVVLLALWGLTRKTALGLFIESVGINLRSARNAGVSTKLVLIVAYVICGVCAAVAGVIVTADIRGADANNAGLWLELDAILAVVIGGGSLLGGRFNLLLSVVGALIIQSMNTGILLSGYRPEFNLVLKALVVLLVLVMQSPRISLHHLFRRKT, encoded by the coding sequence ATGACAGACAATAACATCAAACCTGCCAAGAAAGTGCGCTTAACGTTTACCAAGGGCGTGCCGCAGCTTCTGGCACTGGTCGTGATTCTGTTGATTGACAGCATGGTCGCGCCAAACTTCTTCTCCCTTCACATTCAGGACGGGCGCTTGTTCGGTAGCCTTGTCGACATTCTTAATCGCGGGGCACCTGTTGCATTGCTGGCATTAGGCATGACGTTGGTGATTGCTACTGGCGGTATCGACTTATCGGTTGGCGCCGTCATGGCGATTGCGGGAGCAACGGCCGCAACGTTGACTGCGGCTGGTTATCCACTCCCTTCTGTGCTGCTGACTGCGTTATTGGTTGGCGCACTGTGCGGGTTGTGGAACGGTTTTCTGGTTGCGGTGCTACAGATTCAGCCGATTGTTGCGACGTTAATGCTAATGGTTGCCGGGCGCGGCATTGCTCAACTGATTACTGAAGGCCAGATTATTACCTTTGATAACGCTGGGTTGGCTAAGTTGGGCAACGGGGCTCTGTTCTATCTGCCTATGCCGGTGATTATTGCCTGCGTGGTGTTGTTGGCGCTGTGGGGGCTGACGCGTAAAACGGCGCTTGGGTTATTTATCGAATCTGTCGGGATTAACCTACGCTCAGCTCGTAACGCCGGTGTGAGTACGAAGCTGGTATTAATCGTGGCTTATGTCATATGCGGCGTGTGTGCCGCCGTAGCGGGCGTTATTGTAACGGCGGATATCCGCGGTGCGGACGCGAATAACGCAGGGCTCTGGCTGGAATTAGACGCGATTCTGGCCGTTGTGATCGGTGGAGGCTCGCTACTCGGCGGTCGTTTTAATTTGCTGCTCTCTGTTGTTGGTGCATTGATTATTCAGAGTATGAATACTGGCATCCTGCTTTCGGGCTATCGACCGGAATTCAATCTGGTTCTAAAGGCACTCGTAGTTCTGTTGGTTTTGGTTATGCAATCTCCGCGTATTTCGCTGCATCATCTGTTCAGGAGGAAAACATAA
- the ytfR gene encoding galactofuranose ABC transporter, ATP-binding protein YtfR, translated as METTRLLDIRGMSVEFPGVKALDQVDFTLNRGEIVALLGENGAGKSTLIKALTGVYHRSTGEIILDGIAINPVNTAHAQSLGIGTVYQEVNLLPNLSVAANLFIGREPTRWGIVDQHKILRQAEAILLNYGLAIDVSHPLGNYSIAVQQIVAIARAIDLSAKVLILDEPTASLDAKEVEMLLDILRKLRDRGIGMIFVTHFLDQVYRISDRITVLRNGRLVGTLPVEELPRIELVQMMLGHSFDETLLKRGEHSDVAGDPIVHFKHYGRRGSINDFELSVGPGEIVGLAGLLGSGRTETAQLIFGINVPDAGEAWVDGKPVSIRTPRAAGKLGFGYCPEDRKTDGIVGAATVRENIILALQAQRGWLKPISLREQTRIAEKFISLLGIRTPSPEQEIQYLSGGNQQKVLLSRWLATEPRFLILDEPTRGIDVGAHAEIIRLIEKLCEQGMALLVISSELEELTGYADRIIVLRDRQHVAHLEHSEISVAAVMQAIAVQTGAVDDRQ; from the coding sequence ATGGAAACGACACGGTTGTTAGATATTCGGGGTATGAGCGTTGAGTTTCCGGGGGTAAAAGCATTAGATCAAGTGGACTTCACGCTTAATCGCGGCGAAATAGTGGCGCTATTAGGGGAGAATGGTGCAGGAAAGTCAACGTTAATTAAGGCGTTGACCGGCGTTTACCATCGCTCAACGGGTGAAATTATCCTCGATGGTATAGCGATTAATCCTGTAAATACTGCCCATGCTCAGTCATTGGGAATTGGTACGGTATATCAGGAGGTTAATCTATTACCGAATCTGTCCGTTGCGGCAAATTTATTTATTGGTCGTGAACCCACACGTTGGGGCATCGTTGATCAACATAAAATTCTGCGCCAGGCCGAAGCGATATTATTGAATTATGGGTTGGCGATTGATGTTAGCCATCCGCTTGGCAATTACTCCATCGCAGTGCAGCAAATTGTCGCCATTGCCAGAGCTATCGATCTCTCTGCTAAAGTTTTAATTCTTGATGAACCCACCGCCAGTCTTGATGCAAAAGAAGTTGAGATGCTGCTGGATATATTGCGGAAATTGCGCGACCGCGGAATTGGCATGATATTCGTCACGCATTTTCTGGATCAGGTTTATCGTATTAGCGACAGAATTACAGTTTTGCGTAATGGACGATTGGTGGGGACATTGCCGGTCGAGGAATTACCGCGTATTGAATTAGTCCAAATGATGCTGGGGCACAGTTTTGATGAAACGTTATTGAAACGGGGTGAACACAGTGACGTCGCCGGGGATCCCATTGTGCACTTTAAACACTATGGTCGACGTGGTTCGATTAATGACTTCGAACTTTCCGTGGGTCCAGGAGAAATCGTTGGCCTTGCTGGTCTACTGGGTTCCGGTCGGACAGAAACCGCGCAGCTGATATTTGGTATTAACGTGCCTGATGCCGGAGAAGCCTGGGTTGATGGCAAACCAGTCAGCATTCGCACGCCGCGTGCAGCAGGAAAGCTGGGTTTTGGCTATTGCCCTGAGGATCGCAAGACTGACGGAATTGTCGGCGCGGCAACGGTGCGAGAGAACATCATTCTGGCGCTTCAGGCGCAGCGGGGCTGGCTGAAACCCATTTCCTTACGTGAGCAAACCCGTATTGCTGAAAAGTTTATCAGCCTGTTAGGGATTCGCACGCCCAGTCCAGAGCAGGAAATTCAATATCTATCGGGGGGGAATCAGCAAAAAGTCCTGCTATCGCGCTGGCTGGCAACCGAGCCGCGCTTCTTGATTCTGGATGAGCCAACGCGAGGAATCGATGTTGGCGCGCACGCTGAAATCATTCGCCTAATTGAAAAACTGTGTGAACAGGGGATGGCGTTACTTGTGATCTCTTCTGAACTGGAAGAGCTGACCGGTTATGCCGATCGCATCATTGTGCTACGTGACAGACAGCACGTTGCGCATCTCGAACATAGTGAGATCTCGGTTGCCGCAGTGATGCAGGCAATCGCGGTACAAACGGGGGCGGTGGATGACAGACAATAA
- the ytfQ gene encoding galactofuranose ABC transporter, galactofuranose-binding protein YtfQ — protein sequence MYRRLLVAVAVSTALCGAVQAKPLTVGFSQIGSESGWRSAETKVSKQEAEKRGITLKIADAQQKQENQIKAVRSFIAQGVDAIFIAPVVATGWAPVLQEAKEAKIPVFLLDRTIEVSDPSLYTAAIASDSVYEGKVAGEWLVKEAAGKPCNVVELQGTVGASVAINRKKGFADGIASDPQIKIIRSQSGDFTRSKGKEVMESFIKAEQNGKNICAVYAHNDDMAIGAIQAIKEAGLKPGSQIKVVSIDGVPDIFKAMMNGEANATVELTPNMAGPAFDALLAMKKDGKQPEKFIQTESRLLLPDTAKQEYETKKDLGY from the coding sequence ATGTACAGACGTTTACTGGTAGCTGTTGCTGTAAGCACGGCGTTATGTGGTGCCGTACAGGCAAAACCCTTAACTGTTGGGTTTTCCCAGATTGGTTCAGAATCAGGATGGCGCTCTGCAGAAACCAAAGTGTCAAAGCAGGAAGCCGAGAAGCGTGGAATAACGTTAAAAATAGCGGATGCTCAGCAGAAGCAGGAGAACCAGATTAAGGCTGTGCGGTCATTCATCGCTCAGGGCGTAGATGCCATATTTATTGCGCCAGTCGTTGCGACCGGTTGGGCGCCAGTCTTACAGGAAGCTAAAGAAGCAAAAATCCCAGTGTTCCTGCTTGATAGAACGATTGAGGTTAGCGATCCATCGTTGTACACCGCTGCTATCGCCTCTGATAGCGTCTATGAAGGAAAAGTGGCAGGGGAGTGGCTTGTGAAAGAAGCCGCTGGCAAACCTTGTAATGTTGTTGAGTTGCAGGGAACTGTTGGGGCTAGCGTTGCGATAAACCGTAAGAAAGGGTTTGCTGACGGTATAGCTTCAGATCCACAGATAAAAATTATTCGTTCACAGTCGGGAGACTTTACTCGCAGCAAGGGTAAAGAAGTCATGGAAAGCTTTATTAAAGCTGAGCAGAACGGAAAAAATATCTGTGCGGTTTATGCACATAATGATGACATGGCAATAGGTGCTATTCAGGCAATTAAAGAAGCAGGTCTGAAACCTGGTTCACAAATAAAAGTTGTCTCCATTGATGGTGTCCCTGATATTTTCAAAGCTATGATGAATGGCGAAGCTAATGCCACCGTTGAATTAACACCCAATATGGCTGGACCTGCTTTTGATGCTTTATTAGCGATGAAGAAGGATGGGAAACAGCCTGAAAAATTCATTCAAACCGAATCACGTTTATTACTACCTGACACGGCAAAACAGGAATATGAAACCAAGAAAGACCTTGGTTATTGA